A stretch of Sulfurimonas xiamenensis DNA encodes these proteins:
- the cybH gene encoding Ni/Fe-hydrogenase, b-type cytochrome subunit, translating into MQSVDTLEKNSLNHADETIERELEFTSFYRWHHWIRVFSIIILTVTGFYLSVPFIIPAVNAEPTNFLNAEFRGLHEIFGFIMISMFIGKTYYFFFSVKDKIEINSFKDVLSLKNWLSQIGYYLLLTKHPKLSGAYNVIQLLAYFVFYIAITGLIITGLILYVHSFHLGIGGMLYDIMREFEVMLGGLAAVRELHHLLMWGVIFFVVGHVYMVVFNAVHGKEGTVDSIFSGYRWKRKH; encoded by the coding sequence ATGCAAAGTGTTGATACATTAGAAAAAAATTCTCTTAATCATGCTGATGAAACCATTGAGAGAGAGCTAGAGTTTACTTCGTTTTATAGATGGCACCACTGGATTAGGGTGTTTAGTATAATTATATTAACGGTTACGGGGTTTTATCTCTCTGTTCCTTTTATAATTCCTGCAGTAAATGCAGAGCCGACAAACTTTTTAAATGCAGAGTTTAGAGGTTTGCATGAGATATTTGGATTTATTATGATTTCTATGTTTATAGGAAAGACATACTACTTCTTCTTTTCGGTAAAAGATAAGATTGAAATCAACTCTTTTAAGGATGTTTTGAGCCTTAAAAATTGGCTTAGTCAGATAGGTTATTATCTGCTTTTAACAAAGCATCCAAAGCTAAGCGGAGCGTACAATGTTATACAGCTTTTGGCTTATTTTGTCTTTTACATCGCTATTACAGGTTTGATTATAACAGGGCTTATTCTTTATGTTCATAGTTTTCATCTTGGAATAGGCGGAATGCTTTATGATATTATGAGAGAATTTGAAGTGATGCTAGGCGGACTTGCTGCCGTGAGAGAGCTGCATCATCTGCTTATGTGGGGAGTAATATTTTTTGTAGTCGGACATGTTTACATGGTAGTTTTTAATGCAGTTCACGGAAAAGAGGGAACAGTTGATTCTATATTTAGTGGATATAGATGGAAAAGAAAACATTAA
- a CDS encoding nickel-dependent hydrogenase large subunit — MSKRVIVDPITRIEGHLRAEVIVGDDGVVQDAFVSSTLWRGLEVIAKGRDPRNIPLMMQRICGVCTYSHYLKSTVAVEDALGIKIPYNAELVRTLMNAALFLHDHVVHFYHLHGVDWVDIVSALSADEAKASKLAFKYTDNPIGTGENELKKVKEKVAKFAKNPQGLGPFANAYWGHKTYRLTPEQNLIALSHYLKALEIQRTAAQMMAIFGAKQPHPQSLAVGGVTCVMDLLNPARMGEYLVKYQAIADFVNNAYYADIVMAAEMYKTEPSVMKPMGVKNFMAHKEFMIGREEYLFDSGIIMNGELSKVFEIDEDKITEEATHSWYKDDAPQHPYEGTTNPNYTGFIDGQSVGPDGKMVDSKMINEKEKYSWIKSPRYNGEPMEVGPLASILVGYAKGNKKVQAVVNEFLAKTGVPAAALFSTLGRTAGRMLQAKLVADNALVAFNNLIENLKVDQETCATYVIDKDKEYKGRGIGDVPRGMLSHWIRIKNGVVENYQAVVPSTWNAGPMDSKGAKGPYEADLIGLKIEDLTQPLEIIRIIHSYDPCIACAVHVMDTKGKTLSQYKIDPLYGGCTI; from the coding sequence ATGTCAAAAAGAGTAATAGTTGACCCCATAACAAGAATAGAGGGACATTTAAGAGCCGAAGTAATAGTAGGGGATGACGGAGTAGTTCAAGACGCTTTTGTATCTTCTACTCTTTGGAGAGGCTTGGAGGTAATAGCAAAAGGGAGAGACCCTCGAAACATACCTCTTATGATGCAAAGAATTTGCGGTGTTTGTACCTATTCACACTATTTAAAAAGTACGGTTGCCGTTGAAGATGCACTTGGAATTAAGATTCCGTATAACGCGGAGCTTGTAAGAACTTTGATGAATGCGGCTCTGTTTTTGCATGACCATGTTGTTCATTTTTATCATCTTCACGGTGTTGACTGGGTCGATATCGTCTCTGCACTCTCAGCCGATGAGGCAAAAGCTAGTAAATTGGCTTTTAAATATACGGACAATCCTATAGGAACAGGCGAAAATGAGCTTAAAAAAGTAAAAGAAAAAGTGGCAAAATTTGCTAAAAATCCTCAAGGACTAGGACCGTTTGCAAATGCATACTGGGGGCATAAAACATATAGACTCACACCTGAGCAAAACCTTATAGCGCTTTCGCACTATTTAAAAGCACTTGAGATTCAAAGAACGGCGGCTCAGATGATGGCGATATTCGGCGCTAAACAGCCTCATCCGCAAAGTTTGGCAGTCGGAGGAGTTACATGTGTAATGGATCTTCTGAATCCTGCTAGAATGGGAGAGTATCTAGTTAAGTATCAAGCAATAGCAGATTTTGTAAACAACGCTTACTATGCCGATATCGTAATGGCGGCAGAGATGTATAAAACCGAGCCTTCGGTTATGAAGCCTATGGGTGTTAAAAACTTTATGGCGCATAAAGAGTTTATGATAGGCAGAGAAGAGTATCTTTTTGATAGCGGAATAATTATGAACGGAGAATTGAGTAAGGTTTTTGAGATTGATGAAGATAAGATAACGGAAGAAGCTACCCACTCTTGGTATAAAGACGATGCGCCGCAACATCCATACGAGGGAACTACAAACCCGAACTATACGGGTTTTATAGACGGTCAATCAGTCGGGCCTGACGGCAAAATGGTAGACTCTAAAATGATTAACGAAAAAGAGAAGTACAGCTGGATAAAATCGCCTAGATATAACGGCGAGCCTATGGAAGTCGGTCCGTTGGCATCGATACTGGTCGGTTACGCAAAAGGGAACAAAAAAGTACAAGCAGTTGTAAATGAGTTCTTAGCTAAAACAGGCGTTCCTGCAGCTGCTCTGTTTTCTACTCTTGGAAGAACGGCAGGGCGAATGCTGCAGGCAAAACTTGTTGCCGATAATGCGCTTGTTGCTTTTAATAATCTGATAGAAAACCTAAAAGTTGATCAAGAAACTTGTGCTACTTATGTTATCGATAAAGATAAAGAGTATAAAGGCAGAGGCATAGGCGATGTACCACGCGGGATGTTAAGCCACTGGATTAGAATCAAAAACGGCGTTGTCGAAAACTATCAAGCGGTAGTTCCTTCAACATGGAATGCGGGACCGATGGACTCTAAAGGTGCAAAAGGACCTTACGAGGCGGACTTAATCGGACTAAAGATAGAGGATTTAACTCAGCCGCTTGAGATAATCAGAATCATCCACTCTTATGACCCGTGTATAGCATGCGCAGTACATGTAATGGACACAAAGGGCAAAACATTAAGCCAGTATAAAATCGACCCGCTTTACGGCGGATGCACTATTTAA
- a CDS encoding hydrogenase small subunit has protein sequence MKNSSLFNKLSSRLDELSNLPKLDDEVSISKLIEEKGFSRREFMGWAGAMTSMLMLPASFTPLVAKAAELADRLPLVWLHMAECTGCSESLLRSATPSIDSLIFDYISLEYHETIMAAAGWQAEHNLEHAMEKYKGRYILMVEGGIPHAQSDYFLTIGAHGKTGEQSAREASENAAAIFAIGSCSSFGGVQAAYPNPTNATALSNVTNKPVINVPGCPPSESNIVGTLLHFILYGTLPALDVFNRPKWAYGLRIHDACERRGRFDAGEFVEQFGDEGAKEGYCLYKVGCKGPYTFNNCSKQKFNQGTSWPVQAGHGCMGCSEPDFWDKMGIVHEPLGDRLYHTVFGGLGADATADKIGVGILTVTAIGIAAHAAISLIKNPKE, from the coding sequence ATGAAAAACAGCAGTCTGTTTAACAAGTTGTCTTCTAGATTGGATGAGTTGTCAAATTTACCAAAACTTGATGATGAGGTATCAATATCAAAGTTGATTGAAGAGAAAGGCTTTTCAAGAAGAGAGTTTATGGGTTGGGCTGGGGCGATGACATCCATGCTGATGTTGCCTGCCAGTTTTACCCCTCTTGTTGCAAAAGCTGCCGAACTAGCCGATAGACTTCCTTTAGTTTGGCTTCATATGGCGGAGTGTACGGGATGCAGTGAATCATTGCTTAGGTCTGCAACTCCAAGTATAGATAGTCTGATATTTGATTATATTTCACTAGAGTATCATGAAACGATTATGGCAGCGGCGGGTTGGCAAGCTGAACACAATCTTGAACATGCCATGGAAAAATATAAAGGCAGATACATCTTAATGGTTGAGGGCGGTATCCCGCACGCTCAGAGTGATTATTTTTTAACTATCGGTGCTCACGGTAAAACGGGAGAACAGAGTGCAAGGGAAGCTTCAGAAAATGCTGCGGCTATTTTTGCAATCGGTTCTTGTTCATCTTTTGGCGGTGTTCAAGCAGCATATCCAAATCCTACAAATGCAACGGCACTTAGTAATGTTACAAACAAGCCTGTTATAAATGTACCTGGGTGTCCTCCAAGCGAGAGCAATATTGTGGGAACATTGCTTCACTTTATTCTTTATGGAACGCTTCCCGCGCTTGATGTTTTTAACAGACCGAAATGGGCTTACGGACTTAGAATCCATGATGCATGTGAGAGAAGAGGCAGATTTGATGCAGGTGAATTTGTAGAGCAGTTCGGCGATGAAGGTGCAAAAGAGGGTTACTGCCTTTACAAAGTAGGCTGTAAAGGACCGTACACTTTTAACAACTGTTCAAAACAGAAGTTCAATCAAGGTACTTCTTGGCCTGTTCAAGCAGGGCACGGTTGCATGGGATGCAGTGAGCCTGACTTTTGGGATAAAATGGGAATCGTTCACGAGCCTCTTGGCGACAGACTTTATCATACGGTTTTTGGCGGTCTTGGTGCAGATGCAACGGCGGATAAAATCGGTGTTGGGATTTTAACGGTTACTGCAATAGGTATAGCGGCACACGCGGCGATTTCGCTAATTAAGAACCCAAAAGAATAA
- a CDS encoding nickel-dependent hydrogenase large subunit translates to MIKLIEKIEGEAKLNFNFKEGKIDFVDIEFMSTRNIENILRGKNAFDALVINPRVCGICGHAHLIATVQALESCYSNLKLSNKAKIIRELTLNFELIQNHFKWFYLTMLPLFGHKQEILKATYPSQLMGKAIAIFGGQYPHTSYAVVGGVVCEITEIDIIKLQHYMAETLKFVEENLVKTKSENFLTCEDADALLDYEGDLPDILRQIKKENLLEYGKSYDRFISFGHNSYFKKGKSLKAKITHNISVLHVKESEMPSSFAKNVSFKDKYYEVGPLARAMVNKTPLIADAHKKYGDSIFSRILARVCEISQLLQHSKELIKDLDLSEKSYIEPSIDISKLSSSGYSAVEAARGTLIHKVEIENGMIKNYEIITPTQWNLSGGTKDKHGVSQKAMIGLSDVKTAELVFKSFDVCSVCTTH, encoded by the coding sequence ATGATTAAATTAATAGAGAAGATAGAGGGCGAGGCGAAGCTCAACTTTAATTTTAAAGAGGGCAAGATTGATTTTGTTGATATAGAGTTTATGTCGACAAGAAATATCGAAAATATTTTAAGAGGTAAAAATGCTTTTGATGCGCTTGTTATAAATCCGAGAGTCTGCGGAATCTGCGGACATGCTCACTTAATAGCTACAGTTCAAGCACTAGAGAGCTGCTATAGTAATTTAAAGCTTTCAAACAAGGCGAAGATTATAAGAGAATTAACGCTTAATTTCGAGCTTATCCAAAACCATTTTAAATGGTTTTATCTCACAATGCTGCCTCTATTCGGACATAAGCAAGAGATTTTAAAAGCTACATATCCGTCTCAGCTTATGGGAAAAGCGATTGCAATATTCGGCGGACAGTATCCGCATACTTCTTACGCAGTTGTCGGCGGAGTAGTTTGTGAAATAACAGAGATAGATATTATAAAACTGCAACACTATATGGCTGAGACGCTTAAGTTTGTGGAAGAGAATCTGGTAAAAACCAAGAGTGAGAATTTTTTAACATGTGAAGATGCAGATGCTCTTTTGGATTATGAGGGAGATTTGCCTGACATACTGAGACAGATAAAAAAAGAGAACTTGTTAGAGTACGGAAAAAGCTATGACAGATTTATCTCTTTTGGACACAACAGCTACTTTAAAAAGGGCAAATCGCTAAAGGCAAAAATAACTCATAATATCTCCGTATTACATGTCAAAGAGTCTGAAATGCCTTCATCGTTTGCAAAAAATGTAAGCTTTAAAGATAAGTATTATGAAGTAGGTCCGCTTGCCCGCGCCATGGTGAACAAAACTCCGCTTATAGCAGATGCCCATAAAAAATACGGCGACAGTATCTTTAGCAGAATACTGGCAAGGGTTTGTGAAATATCTCAACTTTTACAACACTCAAAAGAGTTGATTAAAGATTTGGATTTGAGTGAAAAGTCATATATTGAACCCTCAATTGATATATCAAAACTAAGTTCCAGCGGATATTCTGCCGTAGAAGCTGCGCGCGGCACGCTTATTCATAAAGTTGAGATAGAAAACGGAATGATAAAAAACTATGAGATTATCACGCCGACACAATGGAACTTAAGTGGCGGAACAAAAGATAAACATGGTGTTTCGCAAAAAGCGATGATTGGTTTAAGCGATGTTAAAACTGCCGAACTTGTTTTCAAATCGTTTGATGTCTGCTCAGTTTGTACTACCCACTAA